In Lactobacillus xylocopicola, the genomic stretch AGCTCTTTTTATTGTGTTAGAATGCATTCATTAAGTAAATACAGATCTATATATTGCCGAGATAGGGTCGGCAGTTTCTACTCAGAACCGTAAATTCTGAACTATGGATAATCCAGCAAATAACAGCCCAGTGGCTGCTAACAGAGGCTTCTTTACCATAGTACGGTAGAGAGGTCTTTTTTTGAGGAGGAAATCGTGAAGTTATTAGAAGATCGCATTCGGCGTGACGGGGACGTTTTACCCGGAAATGTACTGAAAATCAACTCGTTTTTGAACCATCAGGTCGACCCTGAGCTGATGATGGCCGCAGGGCAAGAATTCGCGCGTTTATTTAAGGACAGTGGCGTCACTAAAGTTCTGACTTGTGAAGCCTCGGGGATTGCTCCGGGCGTCATGGCCGCCTATGAACTGCACGTGCCGATGGTCTTTGCCCGCAAGAAAAAACCTGCCACACTCAATGACGCTGTCTACTGGGCTGACGTATATTCCTACACCAAGAAGGTGACCAATCAGATCTGTGTTGAACAGAAATTTTTGCACAATGACGACAAGCTACTCATTATCGATGACTTTCTTGCTAACGGTGAAGCCGTCAAAGGCATGATTAGTGTAGCCCAGCAGGCTAACGCCCAGGTTGTGGGGGTTGGCGTGGTCGTCGCTAAGACTTTCCAGGGCGGCACAGCTTGGCTTAAGGAACACAACGTTCGCCTTGAAGCCTTGGCCAAAATCGCTAGCCTGGCTGATGGTCAAGTTCATTTTGCAGGTGAGCAGTAATGCAGTCAAAGGAAGTTAGCCACCAAAAAGCAGCCGTTCTAGGACTACAACACCTCCTAGCAATGTATTCTGGAGCTGTAGCCGTGCCCCTGTTAATTGGTAGTGCCCTGCACTTTTCCGCCGCACAGCTGACTTACTTAGTCTCAATCGACATTTTCATGTGCGGTCTAGCCACCCTGCTCCAGCTTTTGACCAATAAGTTTTTTGGTATTGGTTTCCCTGTAGTCCTGGGCTGTGCCATTCAGGCAGTGGCACCATTGCAAATGATCGGGCAGAAGTTTTCGATTAATGACATGTATGGCGCAATCATCGCTGCAGGCATTTTTGTTCTGCTGATTGCGGGTATTTTTGCCAAAATCAAGCAATTTTTTCCGCCCGTAGTCACGGGCACCCTAATTACTACCATTGGCCTCACACTTATTCCAGTCGCTGTCCAAAATATGGGCGGGGGCAACGTTGCAGCTAAAAGTTTTGGCAGTGGCCAAAATCTCATCTTGGCCTTCTGCACCATGTTTATTATTCTAGCATTAGAGATTTGGACCAAGGGCTTCTTGAAGTCGATTTCGGTTTTGCTGGGATTGATTGCTGGCACAGTTATTGCCGCTTTGATGGGACTAGTCTCATTTCAACCCGTACTGGCAGCCTCCTGGTTCCACCTACCTCAGCTCTTTTACTTCGGTATGCCCCACTTTGAATGGTCATCGAGCCTGACCATGATCATTATTGCTCTGGTATCAATGATTGAATCGACTGGCGTCTTTTTCGCTACAGGCGACCTACTGCACCACCAAGTCACCGAGGAAGACCTGAAAAAGGGCTATCGCGCAGAAGGACTGGCCCAAATTCTGGGTGGCCTTTTCAATGCTTTTCCCTACACGACTTTTTCCCAAAATGTTGGCTTATTACAATTATCAGGTATTAAAACTAAACGCCCAATCTACTGGGCCGGTGGCCTGCTCATGGTCATGGGGCTCTTACCCAAAATCGGTGCATTGGTAACCATTATTCCAACGCCTGTACTGGGTGGCGCTATGCTTGTTATGTTTACCATGATTGCCGTCCAGGGTATTAAAACCTTGACTCAGGTTGACCTAAGTGTGAACAATAATGTCTTAATCATTGCCATTTCGATTGGTCTGGGGCTCGGTGTCACTATTTACCCCCAATTCTTCCAGAATCTGCCGGCTACCGTGCAATTATTCTTGGGCAATGGCATTGTGATCACCAGCCTGTCGGCTACAACCCTAAACTTGTTGCTTAATGGCATTAACGGCAAGACAGGTTCATCAACTAAAACTTCATAAAATCTGCTAATTACAAAAAGCACTGCTCATTCACTATGAACAGTGCTTTTTTGCTCGCAAGTCGGTCTAGCAAGTTACGGACAGGGTCTGCACCCACTAATCGACTTTAATTATGCTGTTTAAGATGGCAGTATCTACCGCTCGCTTGGACCTCCGCTGCTGGTTTAGCAGACCTTTTTGCGTCAACAAACAAGTCGGCGCGGCAAGCATCCGCAGTCCGACCGCCTTAAATTTAGGATCGTCAATCTGGTCAGTGTACTTCATGATACCGATCGCTGTCATAAAAATTAAAAAGGCCTGCGCTTCTTCATGGACCTCTACCTGCAGTCCACTACTGGAATACCCATCTAAAAAGGCCTCAATCAGTTCCTTATCCAATTCGAAGTCTTGGTAAAAGAGCTTAACAAAATCTAAGTAGTTAACGCCTAGGCGAGCCCGCTCAAAGTCAATCAAAACCAGGCTGCCGGCAACGTACTGGTAATTACGCACACCCACATCGCCATGCAAGACATACCGACTATTGGACTGGATATCAGCCGCAATTGGTGCTTCAAGCTTGCTAAAGGCGTCAAAAAGTTCTTCAAACTTGTCTCTCACATCTTGATCTTTTAAGTTGGCAATATCACCCTGAGCTTTAACAAAAAGAGCAGCAGAAGATACGATGCCCGGAAATGGTTTTACTTGCCGATGAAAGTCGGCCAGTCGCTCACCCATCGTGTGAGCCACCTGCGGTGTAATTTGACCGGTTAGAGCAACTGGTGCCAGGTCAGTCATTACCAGAGCAAATAAGTCTGCGCCCTCAAGCCTGAACCATTCGAGCACCCTTGAGTTAAGTTGTTGGTTGACCGCCTTTTCTGTTTGCAGTTTGCGGAGTTGGGCAAAGACCTTCACGAAGACTTGCCGATTGTACTTTTGGCTATAGCCGACCAAGGTGTGATTAAGTGATTCGTGATCAATCAGGTTTAAATCGGCAATCAGCCGGTCCTCCAGAAGCTGCTTAAGTTTAAGCTTTTTTTCCATAATGTTGTCCTCTGGCTAAAATTACTAAACATAGTCGTTAAAGTCAAGCACCTGGTCATAATGAGTTAATTCTCCTGGCTCGTAGTGGTGGATGACTTCGATAAAGGTGCGGTTGGAATTAAACAAGTAGTCGTGCACCTGCCGAGATGTCGCCTGGTCGAGCGAGGCGTTGACCTCATCGAGCAGGAGAACCGGCCGCTGGGACAGGATTGCCCGGGCGAGTTCAATTCTTGACAGTTGGCCGCCCGATAGTTGGTCAGCGTTATCGCCCAGCTGATAGTTTAGACCCTTGTCTGCCACTAATTCACCTAAGCCCACACCCTCACAGACTGCTAGGACGTCTTCTTGCGGGAGCTTGACGCCCAAGGTAAGATTGAACCACAACGAATCCGCGAAGATCACGGCGCTTTGGCTGGAATAGGCGAAAAGCTCAGTAAATTCACCTGCCCTTACTTGCTGGTAATCAAGCACGATTTGATCGGCCTGACCGTATTCACCATACAATAA encodes the following:
- a CDS encoding xanthine phosphoribosyltransferase yields the protein MKLLEDRIRRDGDVLPGNVLKINSFLNHQVDPELMMAAGQEFARLFKDSGVTKVLTCEASGIAPGVMAAYELHVPMVFARKKKPATLNDAVYWADVYSYTKKVTNQICVEQKFLHNDDKLLIIDDFLANGEAVKGMISVAQQANAQVVGVGVVVAKTFQGGTAWLKEHNVRLEALAKIASLADGQVHFAGEQ
- a CDS encoding nucleobase:cation symporter-2 family protein, with the translated sequence MQSKEVSHQKAAVLGLQHLLAMYSGAVAVPLLIGSALHFSAAQLTYLVSIDIFMCGLATLLQLLTNKFFGIGFPVVLGCAIQAVAPLQMIGQKFSINDMYGAIIAAGIFVLLIAGIFAKIKQFFPPVVTGTLITTIGLTLIPVAVQNMGGGNVAAKSFGSGQNLILAFCTMFIILALEIWTKGFLKSISVLLGLIAGTVIAALMGLVSFQPVLAASWFHLPQLFYFGMPHFEWSSSLTMIIIALVSMIESTGVFFATGDLLHHQVTEEDLKKGYRAEGLAQILGGLFNAFPYTTFSQNVGLLQLSGIKTKRPIYWAGGLLMVMGLLPKIGALVTIIPTPVLGGAMLVMFTMIAVQGIKTLTQVDLSVNNNVLIIAISIGLGLGVTIYPQFFQNLPATVQLFLGNGIVITSLSATTLNLLLNGINGKTGSSTKTS
- a CDS encoding phosphotransferase → MEKKLKLKQLLEDRLIADLNLIDHESLNHTLVGYSQKYNRQVFVKVFAQLRKLQTEKAVNQQLNSRVLEWFRLEGADLFALVMTDLAPVALTGQITPQVAHTMGERLADFHRQVKPFPGIVSSAALFVKAQGDIANLKDQDVRDKFEELFDAFSKLEAPIAADIQSNSRYVLHGDVGVRNYQYVAGSLVLIDFERARLGVNYLDFVKLFYQDFELDKELIEAFLDGYSSSGLQVEVHEEAQAFLIFMTAIGIMKYTDQIDDPKFKAVGLRMLAAPTCLLTQKGLLNQQRRSKRAVDTAILNSIIKVD